DNA sequence from the Dunckerocampus dactyliophorus isolate RoL2022-P2 chromosome 4, RoL_Ddac_1.1, whole genome shotgun sequence genome:
tataatattatgggagtaaagtctaaatattatggaaatgaagtcataatgttacgaaaaTAAGTTTTATGAAGATCATTttagaagaaagctgaaatatttgcaaaattaaaaaatggcacggtggtcaagtggttagcatgttggccacacagtcacagtctggaaatcgggaagacctggtttcgattctgcatgttctccccgtgtgtgcgtgggttttctccgggtactccggtttcctcccacattccaaaaacatgcatgttagcttcattggtgactctaaattgtccataggtatgaatgtgagtgtgaagaaAAATTggtattttaatgtaatatcatgagaaagcaacaaaataaagttggtttttaaatgaagttggtaaaaaattataatatgggaataaagtcaaaatattacaagaagaaaattaaccaagattatttaagaagaaagttgaaatatttgaatcttgtaaaaaaaaaagcagtatacatggagaaaaaagagcaaatactTAAGATGAtactcataaaatgttttttcacctactgtatatcacaaagctgtgacgtgttctttaaaaatatatacatataacttcttagcatatgtacatgtgttgctttacaaaataaagtagccctttttcactatgtggccctcagtggaaaaagtttggacacccctgcagtactCTCTTCACCTTGAAGCGGTCGGTggggggcgtgcgtgagctgcaaggtgcttgtcactgccgtccttccatagagaagaAAAGCCagtgaggtgtttttttttcgtaTTTTGCAGctagagagcagcaagtcatgtaaaatatatttttatgatctgctgaatgaatgaatgaatttggaggattatactgtatatctgagCTCGCCAGGatgtgatcagacttttacaacaaagtatctgaACTTTTCCTTAAAAGGTAAGAATGGTTCACAAAAGCACCCTCCGCCATTTAAAAAGAATTGTCTCACGTCAGGGATTGTATACAACAATTATCCTTATTTTCCCTTCCggaaaatttcccttatttataaatgctaATATTCATACAGTAGGTACGCGGCGATGCCAAAACTCAAATAAGTTGTGAAGTCAAAGTCCACAATAAGCTTCCACAATCATTCCTTGTGTCCTGCTGCAGACGTCCAGCAGGTGACTGACCGTCATGACGGATGTCCGGCTCAGCCGCAGGGGCGGGTCTCCACTTTAAAGCAGGAGGAGCCTCAGCCCCCCaacgttaaagaggaagaggaagaactctggatcactcaggagggagagggTCTTCTAGGGctggaggaggctgatctcaccaagttgccattgactgttgtctctgtgaagactgaagaccacaAAGACAAGCCAgctgagtcctcacagcttcatcacggtccaagtgaggagaacagAGGGGTGGAGCCTCCATGCGACAGCTCgccacaacacatgacaacagaagctgatggagaccactgtggagcatcacaagcagacaagctcttagctccactatcagatagtgacgacacaacgtcgcACATCAGCACAAATATGGACTCGCACATGACAGCGCAAACAAGGGAAAAACATTTCAGTTGCTTTGACTGCGGTAAAAAATTCTCTCAAAAAGCACACATGCTCttgcacatgagaacacacactggagaaaaacctttcagttgctcggTTTGTGGGAAATTATTCTCCGACAAGACTAACATGCtgtcacacatgagaatacatacaggggaaaaacctttcagttgctcagactgtgggaAAAAATTCTCTCAAAAGCCGCACATGCTgttacacatgagaacgcacactggagaaaaacctttctgttgctcagtttgtggcaaaAGCTTCTCTGACAAAACTAACATGCAGTCGCACATGAGAACGCATACCGGggagaaaccttttacttgtGCAGACTGTGGGAAAAAATTCTCCCAAAGGCCGCACATGCTcttacacatgagaacgcacaccggAGAAAAGCTTTTCGCTTGCTCAGAGTGTGGTAAAAAATTCTTCCAAAAGGCGCACATGCTAtcgcacatgagaacacacacgggtGAAAAACCTTTcacttgctcagtttgtggtcacACATTTGCTCAAACATCCTGTTTAAATAGGCACATGCGGACACACACATAGGAGAAAAAGCCTTTCGCTGCCGAATTTGCAGCGATAGATTTTTCGGAGGTGGTCTTCGAATGAACACCTGCAGAGTCACTGATGGTCGGCTTTTTGTTTCGCCTGACTTCCATGCCAGGCGGTGTGGCTGTCACGTTAGAAGTGGAGCCTTTTAATGACATTAAACATGAGCTACAGAGGGGAGGCTCCCTAAAGTATTGTGCTGAATTCTGTATTTAATTTTGTACATTGAATACTATTCCTGATTCTCCTGAAAATGGATTTCCAATGTATCATTTTGATGGATATTTGTTTATATTCAAAAAGTGCAAGTCAGCTGTTGGCTCCCTCCAACAAAAATAGGGTGGTGTGatagaaaagtgtataaaatatataatttgctGGTATATAACATAGGTCACATTTTGTATATACTAGGGGTGTTGAAAATAATCAATTCAGCGCTATATCACGGTATTACAATACGTTCAAGTCGatgtttttgtatgtattttgggGGTAAGCACTGTATTCATTGCAGCGCCTTCTGTACGGCACTTACACTCCCGGTCACTAGTGGGCAGCATTGGCTGCACGCCACTCAAGCCCTCCAGAGTAATCGTAGCATCTTGCGAGAGTTATCCCAGGATGGTATCTTGCACTATATTCTCACAGTGTTTTGAGAACAGCTACAGTTTCAGTATGGACGAGGAATTGCGAGATGCTCTGAAGCACACTTTGaactcattttggcttttaCAGCACCACAGACGGAGGCCCAGATTATGACAAAATCCACGGCATCTGCAAAATGTGTTACGCGAAAATCAAATACTGCGGAAACACCACGAACCTCCGTGCACATGTTGCCTGACATCACGGCGAAGTGGGGGTAAAGGGAAAACAAGCGACTACCTCATCTCAACTAACTCTTGAATAACTCACCGTGTGCCACCAAAATAACACACTTAGTGACTTCCTATGTATGTGCAAAGACTAGAAGGTGACGGCTTTTGTTACATGATGAACGCTTTAGAACCCTGTTATTCCATACCGTCCAGCCAACATTTGGCTGATGTTGCTTTGCCCCGATTGaacaaagaagtaaaaaaacaatgtgCTGGATGATCTTCATTTTGCCGAGCGAGTT
Encoded proteins:
- the LOC129179737 gene encoding zinc finger protein OZF-like translates to MLKELVKERLMVAADEIFALFERTIASYEEELSRTRQEKERHRQQLEAVYKTQIVLHVEDVQQVTDRHDGCPAQPQGRVSTLKQEEPQPPNVKEEEEELWITQEGEGLLGLEEADLTKLPLTVVSVKTEDHKDKPAESSQLHHGPSEENRGVEPPCDSSPQHMTTEADGDHCGASQADKLLAPLSDSDDTTSHISTNMDSHMTAQTREKHFSCFDCGKKFSQKAHMLLHMRTHTGEKPFSCSVCGKLFSDKTNMLSHMRIHTGEKPFSCSDCGKKFSQKPHMLLHMRTHTGEKPFCCSVCGKSFSDKTNMQSHMRTHTGEKPFTCADCGKKFSQRPHMLLHMRTHTGEKLFACSECGKKFFQKAHMLSHMRTHTGEKPFTCSVCGHTFAQTSCLNRHMRTHT